A stretch of DNA from Juglans microcarpa x Juglans regia isolate MS1-56 chromosome 5D, Jm3101_v1.0, whole genome shotgun sequence:
ttgctttcaatAGTTCCCTTTACAATTTCACCATGCTCGGCATGCAACGGAGGGAATTGAACATTAATCCTTATTTCACAGTCTAATGAATCATTTCTAACCAAATTTTGATTAGTCAATCCAAGATGCCGACACCCTATCATGCACAGAAGACCTGTATCTCTAGAATATATTCCTTCTGCAGAAATATCAATGGCTTTGGATGAAGTATCAACACTGAACTTGAAATCGGGTCGAGGTATGAAGCTCATTTTGTAGCTGATATTGAGCAGGCTGCTATGGCTGTAGTTCATGTGGAATGCAGCAGGCCCTGCAACCTTTGGAGCTGGCAACACAAATGTGTGCCCATAATACTGTTGCAAATAAAGCTGATCACCTACAAATAATGGGGTCAAATAACCCGTTGCTACTTTTCCTGTGCTGTTGCTAATAGACATATCAAACCTCATGTCCAATGAATACCCATCAGGATATGTCTTTCCCTTGCTCCTAATCTTCCTTTTTGCACAATACTTTCTTGCATTCTCAATCTCAGTATACTCATATTTAAGACCTTGGACGTCAATTGATCTTGCCCGAGAACTCTGAAATCCAATTTTGCCAAAGTAACCAGAATCGTTCCCATGTTTCCTGCTCCGAATTTCTCCCACGATAGTACTTCGGTTCCTTAAGGAGACAACTGGAGGAAAGATCAAACTCAACCCGATCGAGCAATCTCCAACATAAGCATTTGCCCAAGATTCTGTAACATTCAAAATTCGGCATGCAACACCACAAAGCCTATTCTCCTTCTCATCCCACTCAGCCTCAGCAATCAACGTTGTATTAGGATCAAAAGGAAACTCGTAACCAGTATAACTAGAGTTACGAAAACTCAACAACATCTGCACCTTGCGTCCCTCCCAACACCAAATTCCCCGATAAAACATAGAATTAGGCAAATACCGGATACTCCCACCAAAAGGATTACAATTGCCACTACCACAATGACGCCCGTATTCCAGTGAATAACTAAAAGTCTGTCCAAGGGGAAAGGGACAAACAAAACGGTTCGTCCTGTTTCGAGATAAATTCTCTCCCCCATCGTAACCACTCAAACAATCACtcccattttctttctcaataaaCGTGTATTCATGATTCGAGTATTTGAACCCCATTATTGAAATTGGCTCAAAATAGTTTGAATCATCCTTATCATTACTCGAACTTTCTAAAGTCCCACCAATCAAACTACCATAAATGCTTGAATTAATCGGATAATTAAGCTTAAGAACAGCATTAAAACGGTTTCTCTTACCTGGATCAACGTAAGTCGAGAAGGATCCGACCATACAGAGTTTCCCAGAAGATTCAGACCAGTACCCATCAAGCAAAAACCGGGCTACGGGCCGCCAAGGCAACCGTCTCGGTCCTCGGAACCGAATCTGGCGTAATAGCCGGTGCGTCGTGTTGCTGAAAACAGGGTACTTAGCCGGGTTCCGGAGGTTCAGGGTGGCTTGGACCTTGAAGACGCCATCGGAGGAAGTATTTTCGGAATGTAAGGGTATGAACGTGAGAGATTTCGGGGAATCGGTAGAGGTTTGGTTGAAAATCCGGTCGCCACCGGAAAAGAATCCTGTGCGGAAGAGGAGGAACTGAGAGGTGCTAGTGGAGTAGGAGAAGGGAAAGCTGTTGGTGGACTCGGGAACAACTTCGT
This window harbors:
- the LOC121266351 gene encoding uncharacterized protein LOC121266351, translated to MDSDSSSSSSSSSSSPSLPKFQRKLSKSSKSRLAPLLSFLFLFIANIPTNTSLVQSLTSTSNSIPEISYTQHCNEVVPESTNSFPFSYSTSTSQFLLFRTGFFSGGDRIFNQTSTDSPKSLTFIPLHSENTSSDGVFKVQATLNLRNPAKYPVFSNTTHRLLRQIRFRGPRRLPWRPVARFLLDGYWSESSGKLCMVGSFSTYVDPGKRNRFNAVLKLNYPINSSIYGSLIGGTLESSSNDKDDSNYFEPISIMGFKYSNHEYTFIEKENGSDCLSGYDGGENLSRNRTNRFVCPFPLGQTFSYSLEYGRHCGSGNCNPFGGSIRYLPNSMFYRGIWCWEGRKVQMLLSFRNSSYTGYEFPFDPNTTLIAEAEWDEKENRLCGVACRILNVTESWANAYVGDCSIGLSLIFPPVVSLRNRSTIVGEIRSRKHGNDSGYFGKIGFQSSRARSIDVQGLKYEYTEIENARKYCAKRKIRSKGKTYPDGYSLDMRFDMSISNSTGKVATGYLTPLFVGDQLYLQQYYGHTFVLPAPKVAGPAAFHMNYSHSSLLNISYKMSFIPRPDFKFSVDTSSKAIDISAEGIYSRDTGLLCMIGCRHLGLTNQNLVRNDSLDCEIRINVQFPPLHAEHGEIVKGTIESKREKLDPLYFEPLQLSSNSITNTQAKASIWRMDLEITMVLISNTLACVFVGLQLFYMKKNPQVLPFISIVMAIVLTLGHMIPLLLNFEALFMDSHNQTNVFLGSGGWLEVNEVIVRVVTMVAFLLQLRLLQLTWSARQDDGSQKELWVSERKALYVALPMYIAGGLIAWSVHQWKKPYQRQLGKFLVPQRNVYKLHAPFWEDIKSYAGLLLDGFLLPQILFNLFSNSGEKALASSFYIGTTIVRLLPHAYDLYRAHSSTWYLDSSYLYANHRMDFYSTAWDIIIPCGGLLFTVLVYLQQRFGGRCILPKRFRETSVYEKVSVISNDEL